The Planctomycetia bacterium genome has a segment encoding these proteins:
- a CDS encoding Uma2 family endonuclease, giving the protein MATIVETKLEDAICDPLAEQAELFLASRRFTPDEYMSMAQAGILDEDERLELLEGAIIKMMVRYPEHDYSILKTEEALRKLCSADHYVRVQMGIATSDSRPEPDCAFTRGKMSDHAHRFPEGQEIELIVEVADSSLRCDRGIKARIYARAGVPVYWILNLKGRQLEVFSDPTGDVEQPAYRKSQVFMHGEKAPLLLGGKQVGEIAVAELLP; this is encoded by the coding sequence ATGGCAACGATCGTAGAAACAAAACTGGAAGATGCGATCTGTGATCCGCTCGCGGAGCAGGCTGAGTTGTTTCTCGCCAGCCGCCGGTTTACGCCGGATGAATATATGAGCATGGCGCAGGCCGGCATCTTGGACGAGGATGAGCGACTGGAATTATTGGAAGGGGCGATTATTAAAATGATGGTGCGGTATCCCGAGCATGACTACAGCATTCTCAAAACGGAAGAAGCGTTGCGGAAACTCTGCTCCGCGGACCATTATGTCCGCGTGCAAATGGGGATTGCGACTTCCGATAGCCGCCCGGAACCCGATTGTGCTTTCACGCGTGGAAAAATGAGCGATCACGCTCATCGGTTCCCCGAAGGCCAGGAAATCGAACTCATCGTTGAGGTCGCCGATTCGTCGTTGCGTTGCGATCGCGGGATCAAGGCCCGAATTTACGCCCGAGCCGGCGTTCCTGTGTACTGGATTCTCAACCTCAAGGGCCGCCAGCTGGAAGTGTTCAGTGATCCGACCGGCGACGTTGAGCAACCGGCATATCGCAAGTCGCAAGTGTTCATGCACGGGGAGAAGGCGCCGCTTTTGCTTGGCGGGAAGCAGGTGGGCGAAATTGCCGTCGCGGAATTGCTGCCCTAG
- the eboE gene encoding metabolite traffic protein EboE — MKPILGYCTNVHAGADWTTTQANLARYAVAVRERVSPQEAMGVGLWLSNSAAESLGNPAAAESFRVWLASHGLRPFTVNGFPYGDFHQPVVKHRVYEPNWFDRRRVEYTKQLATLLAALLPSGQGGSISTLPLCWGTPAPTAIQLDLAAAHVREVGEHLHALRETTGHEIVLSIEPEPGCAIQRVGDVLSFFHEQLWQRKTPAETLRRHIGVCHDVCHSVVMYEEQADVLEQYHRAGIRVGKVQVSSAVTVDFARLAPDERRQAIEQLHGFDERRYLHQTNIRQANGEVRFYEDLSQPLAEVGDAVALTSEWRIHFHVPVYVQRFGQLQASQPAIVDALGALRRFHPDVTDYEVETYAWGVLPAELQQPNLAAGIAEEMRWCAAAMRTA; from the coding sequence GTGAAGCCGATTCTGGGTTACTGCACCAACGTCCACGCCGGCGCCGATTGGACGACGACCCAGGCGAATCTGGCCCGCTATGCCGTGGCCGTCCGCGAGCGCGTCTCGCCGCAGGAAGCCATGGGGGTCGGGCTTTGGCTTTCCAACTCGGCGGCGGAGTCGCTCGGAAACCCAGCGGCGGCCGAGAGTTTTCGCGTCTGGCTGGCGTCGCACGGATTGCGTCCCTTCACCGTGAACGGTTTTCCGTACGGCGATTTCCATCAGCCGGTCGTGAAGCACCGCGTCTATGAGCCGAACTGGTTCGACCGGCGGCGTGTGGAATACACCAAACAACTCGCCACGCTGCTGGCGGCGTTGTTGCCCTCGGGCCAAGGGGGCAGCATTTCGACGTTGCCGCTGTGCTGGGGGACGCCGGCGCCGACCGCAATTCAGCTCGACCTGGCCGCGGCGCATGTCCGTGAAGTCGGCGAACATTTGCACGCGCTCCGCGAGACGACGGGCCACGAGATCGTCCTCTCGATCGAGCCGGAGCCAGGCTGTGCGATTCAACGCGTAGGCGACGTATTGAGTTTCTTCCATGAGCAGCTCTGGCAGAGGAAAACCCCCGCCGAAACGTTGCGACGACACATCGGCGTTTGCCACGACGTTTGTCACAGCGTCGTGATGTACGAGGAGCAGGCCGACGTATTGGAGCAGTATCACCGCGCCGGCATTCGCGTCGGCAAAGTTCAGGTCTCTTCCGCCGTGACCGTCGATTTCGCCCGACTTGCTCCGGACGAGCGGCGTCAGGCGATCGAACAATTGCATGGCTTCGACGAGAGACGTTATCTGCATCAGACGAACATTCGTCAGGCTAACGGGGAAGTGCGGTTTTACGAGGATCTGTCGCAGCCGCTCGCAGAAGTCGGCGACGCCGTGGCGCTGACGAGCGAATGGCGAATTCATTTCCACGTGCCGGTTTACGTGCAACGGTTCGGGCAACTCCAGGCCTCTCAACCGGCGATCGTCGACGCGCTCGGCGCATTGCGGCGTTTTCATCCCGACGTGACCGACTACGAAGTCGAAACCTACGCCTGGGGCGTGCTGCCGGCGGAACTGCAGCAACCGAATCTCGCGGCCGGCATCGCGGAAGAGATGCGCTGGTGCGCCGCGGCGATGCGCACCGCCTGA
- a CDS encoding Uma2 family endonuclease yields the protein MAIADIPNSSLQVPADAPELRSRRFTVDEYVRLIALGMFGDDERLELLEGLIVPMMTRVPPHEVALRLVSKALDRRLPAGYDLRVQSSIQLGASVPEPDCTIVIGETRHYIDHHPSASEIALVVEVSDSSLRIDRTTKARIYAAAGISIYWIVNLPERQLEVWSDPTGEAEQPGYLKTLVFKVGENVSLVLGDKQVGDIAVADLLP from the coding sequence ATGGCCATCGCGGACATTCCCAACTCGTCGCTCCAGGTCCCGGCGGATGCGCCTGAGCTGCGTTCGCGGCGTTTCACTGTGGACGAGTACGTCCGCTTGATCGCACTGGGCATGTTCGGTGACGACGAACGCCTGGAGCTTTTGGAAGGACTAATTGTTCCAATGATGACCCGGGTGCCGCCGCACGAGGTAGCACTGCGACTCGTCTCCAAAGCGCTCGATCGGCGATTACCGGCCGGTTATGATCTTCGCGTTCAATCTTCCATCCAACTCGGCGCAAGTGTCCCTGAGCCGGACTGCACAATCGTCATCGGCGAAACACGGCACTATATCGATCACCATCCGTCGGCGAGCGAGATCGCGCTAGTGGTCGAAGTGTCGGATTCCTCATTGAGAATCGATCGCACGACGAAGGCGCGAATCTACGCGGCGGCAGGAATTTCCATCTACTGGATTGTGAATCTGCCCGAGCGACAGTTGGAAGTGTGGAGCGATCCGACCGGCGAAGCGGAGCAACCCGGTTATCTCAAGACCCTTGTGTTCAAAGTCGGCGAGAACGTTTCCCTTGTACTTGGTGACAAGCAGGTGGGGGACATCGCCGTAGCGGATTTGTTGCCGTAG